A region from the Sulfurospirillum oryzae genome encodes:
- a CDS encoding AraC family transcriptional regulator: MKEITKEDYIHSVYKVIFYIEANYAQELSLEELAKVAGFSKYHFHRIFKAVSGENIGDYIRRIRLQRTTWKLKIEPKITQIALDSGYETNASFTKAFKKHFGMSPRAFSDQLKAKQGVVMVSPKVVNLEPITVLYVRKTGLYATSACEAWNVLMPFVYEQRMKFHKKIMDKETMHFGIGHDNPNLIEPDLLRYDACISCDDASIEPKGEVFRKVMEGGKFAVFLHKGAYENLKATYDEIGQWMVQSGVKLRDKPLFEKYLNRDPRRTKPENLRTEIYVPIE, encoded by the coding sequence ATGAAAGAGATCACCAAAGAGGACTATATTCACAGTGTGTATAAGGTTATCTTTTACATTGAAGCCAACTACGCACAAGAGCTGAGTCTTGAAGAGTTAGCCAAAGTAGCGGGGTTTTCGAAGTATCATTTTCATAGAATTTTTAAGGCTGTGAGCGGTGAAAATATTGGGGATTATATACGTCGCATCAGGCTTCAAAGAACGACGTGGAAGCTTAAAATTGAACCAAAAATTACCCAGATTGCCCTTGATAGTGGCTATGAAACCAATGCCTCCTTTACCAAAGCGTTTAAAAAACATTTTGGGATGAGTCCGAGGGCTTTTTCGGATCAGCTCAAAGCGAAACAAGGAGTTGTGATGGTGTCGCCAAAAGTGGTGAATTTAGAGCCGATAACGGTTTTGTATGTGCGAAAAACAGGTTTGTATGCAACCTCAGCGTGTGAAGCGTGGAATGTATTGATGCCTTTTGTGTACGAGCAAAGAATGAAGTTTCATAAAAAAATTATGGACAAAGAGACGATGCATTTTGGCATCGGGCACGACAATCCGAACCTTATAGAGCCAGACCTACTTCGCTACGATGCGTGTATTAGCTGTGATGATGCGAGTATTGAGCCAAAAGGCGAGGTTTTTCGCAAGGTGATGGAGGGTGGAAAGTTTGCGGTGTTCTTGCATAAAGGTGCGTATGAAAATCTGAAAGCCACCTATGATGAGATAGGTCAGTGGATGGTTCAAAGTGGCGTGAAACTACGCGACAAGCCTCTTTTTGAAAAGTACCTCAACCGAGATCCAAGGCGCACCAAGCCTGAGAATTTGCGTACGGAGATTTATGTGCCGATAGAGTAA
- a CDS encoding phosphoglycerate mutase family protein: MIYLMRHFKVKDTSTTWMNSAQFEQWVKDYDTFDLHYTQVDFPNIEIVYVSSQMRALKTADFVCHKYQISDLVREVDAKVFIKTSLLLPTWLWLVIARIQWYFNMSEGENRIDTVQRINEFFKTCDLTKNMCIISHGFVMKTIIKVLKKRGFYGNHTITPQNGRLYAFSNLATTE, encoded by the coding sequence ATGATTTATCTGATGCGTCACTTTAAAGTGAAAGATACATCAACAACGTGGATGAATAGTGCCCAATTTGAACAATGGGTCAAAGATTATGATACTTTTGATCTTCATTATACACAGGTAGATTTTCCTAATATTGAAATTGTTTATGTTTCATCCCAGATGAGAGCTCTAAAAACAGCAGATTTTGTTTGCCATAAGTATCAGATAAGTGATTTAGTAAGAGAAGTTGATGCAAAAGTATTTATAAAAACTTCTTTGCTCCTTCCCACGTGGCTTTGGTTAGTTATAGCTAGAATACAGTGGTATTTTAATATGTCAGAAGGTGAAAATAGAATTGATACTGTTCAGAGAATAAATGAGTTTTTCAAAACATGTGATTTAACTAAAAATATGTGTATTATCTCACATGGCTTTGTGATGAAAACGATCATCAAAGTGCTGAAAAAACGTGGATTTTATGGCAATCACACGATAACACCTCAAAATGGAAGATTATACGCATTTTCAAATTTAGCAACCACGGAGTAG
- a CDS encoding TetR/AcrR family transcriptional regulator yields the protein MENTRDKLINATFDEVFSHGYQGASLSDILAKAGVHKGSMYHFFANKKEMALASIEETILQKNAEKYRYVETYTSGFLEEFYTRLRDTSVRDFKRGCPIANIVQEMSNIDEDFNTLMKSIYGAFRANIKAILDKAIEVKEMKPCDTTKLALFITSTIEGAILAAKASGNAQDYVDVIEELIEHIEGKR from the coding sequence ATGGAAAATACACGCGACAAACTTATAAACGCTACTTTTGACGAGGTCTTTTCACACGGCTACCAAGGTGCATCACTCTCAGACATCTTAGCCAAAGCGGGCGTACACAAAGGCTCCATGTACCACTTCTTTGCCAATAAAAAAGAGATGGCACTCGCTTCCATCGAAGAGACTATCTTGCAAAAAAATGCTGAGAAATATCGTTATGTCGAGACCTACACCAGCGGCTTTCTTGAAGAGTTTTACACGCGTTTGCGCGACACTTCCGTAAGAGACTTTAAGCGTGGCTGTCCTATCGCCAACATCGTCCAAGAGATGTCCAACATCGATGAAGATTTTAATACGCTGATGAAGTCTATCTATGGGGCTTTTCGTGCTAATATCAAAGCCATTTTAGACAAAGCCATTGAAGTAAAAGAGATGAAACCGTGCGATACAACCAAACTAGCACTTTTCATTACTTCAACGATTGAGGGCGCTATCCTCGCCGCTAAAGCGAGTGGAAATGCGCAGGATTATGTTGATGTAATAGAGGAGTTGATAGAGCATATTGAGGGGAAGAGATAG
- a CDS encoding cysteine hydrolase family protein, producing the protein MKRALIVVDVQNEYFDGGALPISYPPHSFERIKTAIAQAQKAGILIVFVQHTSLKENAGAFVRGSQLWEFHDEIKTIKPDLYIEKNHASSFIGTDLNWRLRNLGIDTVSIIGYMTQNCCDATARDASQLGFNVEFLSDANGTLAFSNEAGEVSAEELHRAFLVAQAFGFSRVLTLNEWIPLLH; encoded by the coding sequence ATGAAACGAGCTCTTATCGTTGTTGATGTTCAAAATGAATATTTTGATGGTGGTGCATTGCCCATCAGCTATCCGCCTCATAGTTTTGAGCGCATTAAAACGGCTATTGCCCAAGCGCAAAAAGCGGGAATTCTTATCGTTTTTGTGCAACACACCAGCCTCAAAGAAAATGCAGGAGCGTTTGTGCGAGGAAGCCAACTATGGGAATTTCACGATGAGATTAAGACAATAAAACCTGATCTTTACATCGAAAAGAATCATGCGAGTTCATTCATAGGAACTGACCTAAACTGGAGACTAAGAAATCTTGGTATCGACACTGTTTCTATCATAGGTTACATGACTCAAAACTGTTGCGATGCAACCGCAAGAGACGCTTCACAACTTGGATTTAACGTCGAGTTTTTAAGCGATGCCAATGGTACATTGGCTTTTTCTAATGAAGCAGGTGAGGTAAGTGCCGAAGAATTACACCGAGCTTTTTTAGTCGCTCAGGCATTTGGATTTAGTCGCGTTTTAACACTTAATGAATGGATACCATTACTTCATTGA
- a CDS encoding citrate/2-methylcitrate synthase, translated as MSALFTKETQAIFWNNNTSAIQRMLDYDYTINRLKPSVAAIVAPTSSNKFEKFFYGADEIMVPIFRNTKDAALAFPKADVLLNFASFRTAYDVTMEAIDITGQFKMVMVTAEGIPERLARKMNQTGRDAGVLIVGPATVGGIAPGGFKIANIGGTIENIIASKLHRAGSCGLVTRSGGLFNELANIIAINADGIAEGIAIGGDRFVGSVFIDNLLRMEHNPDVKYMVLLGEVGGLEEYKVIEAVRSGRIKKPIIAWCIGTIAKYFSSGVQFGHAGASANANAETAGAKNKAMAEVGIYVPSSFNELPNTIAKVYSELCDKGIIGKIVEPEVRSIPKVRRSKEFICTISDDRGDEATYAGYPISSVATPETGFGIGDVISLLWFKKRYPKWATDYLETVIKTVADHGPAVSGAHNAKVTARAGKDVISALVSGLVTIGPRFGGAIDDAARYFKYANDNGMSPDEFLEYMKKEGKTISGIGHRVKSVRNPDLRVSGLKQYAKAHFPKTPLLEFALEVEKITTSKKDNLILNVDGTIGVLMVDMWRSLGYSEDEIDGFIETGTLNALFVVGRSIGFIGHILDEKRLGMPMYRHPTDDILYNVAMADEI; from the coding sequence ATGAGCGCTTTATTTACCAAAGAGACGCAAGCCATTTTTTGGAACAACAACACCAGTGCCATTCAGCGTATGCTTGATTATGACTATACCATCAATCGTCTCAAACCTTCCGTTGCTGCCATCGTCGCACCAACATCAAGCAACAAATTTGAAAAGTTTTTTTACGGCGCCGATGAGATTATGGTGCCCATTTTTAGAAACACCAAAGATGCGGCTCTTGCTTTTCCCAAAGCAGATGTTCTGCTCAATTTTGCCTCGTTTCGTACCGCCTATGATGTCACGATGGAAGCGATAGACATCACGGGACAGTTCAAAATGGTGATGGTAACCGCGGAGGGAATCCCTGAGCGACTTGCACGCAAGATGAACCAAACAGGGCGTGATGCGGGTGTTCTTATCGTAGGTCCCGCGACGGTGGGAGGCATTGCACCTGGCGGATTTAAAATCGCCAATATTGGTGGCACGATAGAAAATATCATCGCTTCCAAGCTTCACCGTGCGGGTTCGTGCGGGCTTGTGACACGTTCAGGCGGGCTTTTTAACGAACTTGCCAATATTATCGCAATTAACGCCGACGGTATCGCTGAGGGCATTGCCATAGGCGGTGACCGTTTTGTAGGTTCTGTATTTATCGACAACTTACTTCGCATGGAGCATAATCCCGATGTCAAATACATGGTATTACTTGGTGAAGTGGGCGGACTTGAAGAGTACAAAGTCATTGAAGCGGTACGTTCAGGTCGTATCAAAAAGCCCATCATCGCGTGGTGTATAGGGACGATTGCGAAGTACTTTAGCTCAGGTGTTCAGTTTGGTCATGCAGGCGCATCTGCCAATGCAAACGCTGAAACAGCAGGAGCCAAAAACAAAGCCATGGCAGAAGTTGGCATTTACGTGCCCTCAAGTTTCAATGAACTGCCAAACACCATTGCTAAGGTTTACAGCGAGCTTTGCGATAAGGGGATTATCGGAAAAATTGTTGAGCCTGAGGTGAGAAGTATCCCCAAAGTACGTCGTAGCAAAGAGTTTATCTGTACGATTTCAGACGATAGAGGCGATGAAGCGACGTATGCGGGGTATCCTATCAGTTCGGTGGCAACACCTGAAACAGGTTTTGGCATTGGTGATGTTATCTCCTTGTTGTGGTTTAAAAAACGTTATCCTAAATGGGCGACGGATTATCTTGAGACTGTCATCAAAACCGTTGCAGACCATGGTCCTGCTGTTTCGGGAGCGCACAATGCCAAAGTCACCGCACGTGCGGGCAAAGACGTCATCAGCGCACTGGTCAGCGGACTTGTTACCATTGGACCTCGTTTTGGTGGAGCGATAGACGATGCGGCGCGCTATTTTAAATACGCCAACGATAACGGTATGAGTCCTGATGAATTTTTGGAGTACATGAAAAAAGAGGGAAAAACCATCTCTGGCATTGGACATCGTGTGAAGTCGGTACGCAATCCAGATCTTCGTGTGTCGGGGTTAAAGCAGTACGCCAAAGCGCATTTTCCAAAGACTCCTTTGCTAGAGTTTGCGTTAGAAGTTGAGAAGATAACCACGTCTAAAAAAGACAACCTCATCTTAAATGTCGATGGCACCATCGGTGTTTTGATGGTCGATATGTGGCGTTCTTTAGGCTATAGTGAAGATGAAATTGATGGCTTTATAGAGACAGGAACGCTCAATGCGCTCTTTGTTGTGGGGCGCTCCATCGGCTTTATCGGGCATATTTTAGATGAAAAACGCCTTGGTATGCCAATGTACCGTCACCCAACGGATGACATTTTGTACAATGTTGCCATGGCGGATGAGATTTAA
- a CDS encoding ATP citrate lyase citrate-binding domain-containing protein, with protein sequence MAQRAIREYDGKAIFSKHWEKYFSGFHYGFRSVTVSSGDELRAKANEHGFEWLKQRALVAKPDMLFGKRGKNNLVLYKTKQAGDVTLEDAIKWIDEKSSYKTILLSGEKGTLNRFIVEPFTPHREDQEYYISATTVGEDDVLYLSAEGGMEVEEGWEKKVNEVVIPIMMDDVSISHLIRANVPLGIPAENKERFITFAEQFYAFYRDMNFAYLEINPIVMTGNDMHILDLVARLDDTAGFMMKDAWCGAEFPTAFGMEDQSAEEKAIAEADAKSGASLKLTLLNPMGRIWTMVAGGGASVVYADTIADLSGNVSDLANYGEYSGGPTTDETRFYAQTVLDLMTRHKDPKGRDKILIIGGAIANFTDVAKTFTGIIQAFEMYADKMKAVGTRIYVRRGGPNYEKGLKDIKEAADRLGLYIEVYGPQTHVTDIVRMALEK encoded by the coding sequence ATGGCACAAAGAGCAATTCGTGAGTACGATGGAAAAGCCATTTTTTCAAAACATTGGGAAAAATATTTCAGCGGATTTCACTATGGATTTAGATCAGTAACGGTAAGCAGTGGCGATGAGTTGCGCGCTAAGGCAAATGAGCACGGTTTTGAATGGCTCAAGCAAAGGGCGCTCGTGGCAAAGCCCGACATGCTTTTTGGTAAACGGGGTAAAAACAATCTCGTTTTATACAAAACAAAACAAGCTGGCGATGTGACTTTGGAAGATGCAATAAAATGGATCGATGAGAAGAGTTCGTATAAAACGATTTTGCTCTCCGGTGAAAAAGGGACGTTGAACCGTTTTATCGTTGAGCCTTTTACCCCGCATCGAGAAGACCAAGAGTACTACATCAGCGCGACAACAGTGGGAGAAGACGATGTGTTGTATCTCTCCGCTGAGGGTGGCATGGAGGTGGAAGAAGGTTGGGAGAAAAAGGTTAATGAGGTCGTTATTCCTATTATGATGGATGACGTGAGCATTTCGCATCTCATTCGTGCCAATGTGCCTTTAGGAATTCCTGCTGAAAATAAAGAGCGTTTTATCACTTTTGCAGAGCAATTTTATGCCTTTTACAGAGATATGAATTTTGCCTATCTTGAGATAAATCCTATTGTTATGACGGGAAATGATATGCACATTTTAGATCTTGTAGCACGCCTTGATGACACGGCAGGTTTTATGATGAAAGATGCGTGGTGTGGGGCAGAGTTTCCCACAGCGTTTGGCATGGAAGACCAATCCGCAGAAGAGAAAGCCATCGCCGAAGCGGACGCTAAGTCGGGGGCTTCTTTGAAACTGACCCTTCTCAATCCGATGGGACGTATCTGGACGATGGTCGCAGGGGGTGGTGCTTCGGTGGTGTATGCCGACACCATCGCCGATTTAAGCGGCAATGTGAGTGATTTGGCGAATTACGGCGAGTACTCTGGAGGTCCAACCACCGATGAAACCCGCTTTTATGCGCAAACCGTTTTAGACCTGATGACACGCCATAAAGACCCGAAAGGACGCGATAAGATTTTGATTATCGGAGGGGCGATTGCCAACTTTACGGATGTGGCGAAAACGTTTACGGGCATCATTCAAGCGTTTGAAATGTACGCCGACAAAATGAAAGCGGTAGGAACGCGCATTTATGTGCGTCGGGGTGGACCTAACTATGAAAAAGGTCTCAAAGATATTAAAGAAGCAGCCGATCGTCTTGGTCTTTACATCGAAGTGTATGGCCCGCAAACACATGTCACCGACATCGTGCGTATGGCACTTGAAAAATAA
- a CDS encoding malate dehydrogenase — translation MGKSKRVGIVGVGQVGSTVGYSIAMRGLAHEVILSDHKVERAKGMALDMSQSAQAARMSTLVKVAQTPEQLADCDLVVITAGSPRLPGMNRNDLLLKNAQIMKEVVRDVKTYSPNAIIIPVSNPLDVMVYVALKETGWDRSRIVGMSGILDSARMAHYIQEAIYNKHKIEFGGQVRAQVIGGHGDTMVPLPRFTTVAGLPLTDFLDWNEINEIVAKTKNGGAEIVRYLQTGSAYYAPAKATSLMVESILQDKKLVYPCAVMLEGEYAYDDVVSGVPVMLGARGVEQVFAPSLDAEQDRLFAESIRSVRELIDVLNKNNFFDTK, via the coding sequence ATGGGAAAGAGTAAAAGAGTTGGCATCGTTGGGGTAGGACAAGTGGGTTCAACCGTTGGCTACTCAATCGCTATGCGCGGATTGGCGCACGAAGTGATTCTTAGCGATCACAAGGTTGAGCGAGCGAAAGGAATGGCTTTAGATATGAGCCAATCAGCACAAGCTGCAAGAATGAGTACTTTGGTAAAGGTTGCGCAAACACCTGAGCAATTAGCGGATTGTGATTTGGTCGTCATTACAGCGGGAAGTCCAAGACTTCCGGGGATGAATAGAAATGATTTGCTCTTGAAAAATGCGCAGATTATGAAAGAAGTTGTCAGAGATGTAAAGACGTATTCGCCAAACGCTATTATCATCCCTGTTTCAAATCCCTTAGATGTTATGGTCTATGTGGCACTCAAAGAGACAGGCTGGGATAGAAGTCGCATTGTTGGGATGTCAGGTATTTTAGATAGTGCCAGAATGGCGCATTACATTCAAGAAGCCATTTACAATAAACACAAAATAGAATTTGGTGGACAAGTAAGAGCGCAGGTGATTGGAGGGCATGGTGACACGATGGTACCACTACCTCGTTTTACCACCGTAGCGGGTCTTCCTTTAACGGATTTTTTAGATTGGAATGAGATCAATGAAATTGTTGCCAAAACTAAAAATGGTGGCGCTGAAATCGTGCGTTACCTCCAAACAGGTTCTGCCTACTACGCACCTGCCAAAGCAACATCGCTGATGGTGGAGTCTATTTTGCAAGATAAAAAGCTTGTCTATCCGTGCGCGGTGATGCTAGAGGGTGAATATGCGTACGATGATGTTGTCAGTGGCGTTCCTGTCATGCTAGGTGCTCGCGGTGTTGAGCAGGTATTTGCCCCTAGCCTTGACGCCGAGCAAGATAGACTTTTTGCCGAATCTATCAGGTCGGTGCGAGAGTTGATAGACGTACTGAATAAAAATAACTTTTTTGACACCAAATAA
- a CDS encoding L-aspartate oxidase has product MKYDVIIIGSGIAGMRAAIEAKELGANVVIITKSSPSANNSFMAKGGINAAFGNMGDADNIFQHIAETLKSSVDIGNEESIRIFCEQAPTAVRELIGYGVEFTRLPNGKIAQRPFGGSKFKRTVYAADETGPAIMKALYEVIKNYEIDIIKNHMAINLMTKNNIISGVTLFDEETQKVVVCEGKSIILASGGFGSLYKNYTSNVKDATGDAIAMGLRAGLKAMNLEFVQFHPTGLEGTNFLLSEAARAEGGKLVDEKGESFVDELNTRDFVTRAIFKEMQKGNKVYLDLRDVPQEVIDTKLIGIKKRVHTLKKLDPSHDLIPVTPVAHYTMGGIETDVIGRTSIKGLFIVGEAGDNGVNGANRLGGNSLSQGAVFGKISAYEAIKFANKMKKFNGVDYYDITNDIELVNRLKKLAEHIDTNALRNEIGQIMFEKIGIIRTESDMQEALEKFEAMERTLESIQNDKSSTVKSMLELINSLLVAKAVAKSALLREESRGSHFRIDFPEKDRKFKINTLIGIKDL; this is encoded by the coding sequence ATGAAATACGATGTTATTATCATTGGAAGTGGCATTGCTGGTATGAGAGCAGCGATCGAGGCGAAAGAGCTTGGTGCCAATGTGGTGATTATAACAAAATCTTCACCTTCGGCGAATAATTCTTTCATGGCAAAAGGTGGCATCAATGCTGCTTTTGGAAACATGGGAGATGCGGACAATATTTTTCAACATATTGCAGAAACACTCAAAAGCTCTGTTGATATTGGAAATGAAGAGTCCATTAGAATCTTTTGTGAACAAGCCCCTACTGCGGTGAGAGAACTCATAGGGTACGGTGTCGAATTTACGAGACTTCCCAATGGCAAAATCGCACAGCGACCTTTTGGTGGTTCAAAATTTAAACGAACGGTTTACGCCGCCGATGAAACGGGACCTGCGATTATGAAAGCCTTGTATGAGGTGATTAAAAATTATGAGATTGACATCATCAAAAATCACATGGCTATCAATTTAATGACGAAAAATAACATTATCTCAGGCGTTACACTTTTTGACGAAGAGACACAAAAAGTTGTTGTCTGCGAGGGCAAAAGCATCATTTTAGCGAGTGGTGGGTTTGGCTCTTTGTATAAAAACTACACATCTAACGTCAAAGATGCCACGGGAGATGCCATCGCCATGGGACTTCGAGCAGGGCTTAAAGCGATGAACTTGGAGTTTGTCCAATTTCACCCTACAGGCTTAGAGGGTACCAACTTTCTTTTAAGTGAAGCCGCGCGTGCGGAGGGAGGAAAATTGGTGGATGAAAAGGGCGAATCGTTTGTCGATGAACTCAATACGAGAGATTTCGTAACACGCGCTATTTTTAAAGAGATGCAAAAAGGAAATAAAGTCTATTTGGATTTAAGAGACGTGCCCCAAGAGGTGATCGATACTAAGTTAATTGGGATTAAAAAAAGGGTGCATACCTTGAAAAAATTAGACCCTAGCCATGATCTTATTCCTGTAACACCTGTTGCGCACTACACGATGGGTGGCATTGAGACTGATGTCATTGGTCGAACCAGCATTAAAGGTCTTTTTATTGTAGGGGAAGCTGGAGACAATGGAGTTAATGGCGCGAATCGTTTAGGAGGGAATTCGCTTAGTCAAGGTGCGGTATTTGGCAAAATTTCAGCCTATGAAGCCATTAAATTTGCCAATAAAATGAAAAAGTTTAATGGCGTGGACTATTATGACATCACCAACGATATTGAGCTGGTTAACCGTTTAAAAAAATTAGCTGAACATATTGATACCAATGCCTTGCGAAATGAGATCGGGCAGATTATGTTTGAAAAAATCGGCATTATACGCACAGAGTCTGACATGCAAGAGGCGTTAGAAAAATTTGAGGCTATGGAAAGGACATTGGAGAGCATTCAAAACGATAAATCTTCAACGGTTAAAAGCATGTTAGAGCTTATCAATTCTCTTTTAGTCGCTAAAGCCGTCGCCAAATCTGCTTTGCTCAGAGAAGAGAGTAGGGGTTCTCACTTTAGGATAGATTTTCCTGAAAAAGATAGAAAATTTAAGATTAACACGCTTATAGGTATAAAAGACTTGTAA
- a CDS encoding carboxymuconolactone decarboxylase family protein has product MPLINTIKPEDATGELAELYGKIQAMRGRVSNSAQIFSASPELIKQQMAFIEYYMLKQKSLSMALLACIRTLVSDKNGCQYCVDFNASMLINMMHWTPKEVEAMRANPNNAKLDAKEKAMLLFVLKAVRTPHDVNASDVQALRDLGYEDGDILDATNHGARMSAIDIIFDAFKIEKDF; this is encoded by the coding sequence ATGCCACTCATTAACACGATTAAACCAGAAGATGCAACAGGTGAGCTCGCCGAGCTTTATGGGAAAATACAAGCCATGAGAGGACGTGTCAGCAACTCTGCACAAATCTTTAGTGCTAGCCCTGAACTCATTAAACAGCAAATGGCGTTTATCGAATACTACATGTTAAAGCAAAAAAGCCTTTCTATGGCACTTCTTGCCTGTATTCGTACACTCGTCTCCGATAAAAACGGTTGCCAATACTGTGTTGATTTTAACGCTTCTATGCTCATCAACATGATGCATTGGACACCCAAAGAGGTTGAAGCCATGCGTGCTAATCCAAACAATGCCAAACTGGATGCCAAAGAAAAAGCGATGCTTCTCTTTGTGCTTAAAGCTGTTCGCACCCCTCATGATGTAAACGCTTCAGACGTTCAAGCCTTGCGTGATCTTGGGTATGAAGATGGTGATATTTTGGATGCAACAAACCACGGTGCGCGTATGTCTGCCATTGACATTATCTTTGACGCATTTAAAATCGAGAAAGATTTTTAG